The following coding sequences are from one Capsicum annuum cultivar UCD-10X-F1 chromosome 3, UCD10Xv1.1, whole genome shotgun sequence window:
- the LOC107864101 gene encoding photosystem II D1 precursor processing protein PSB27-H2, chloroplastic produces MAFFIPMNVGPFVISCSSKKIQGTDEYKLQPRRSGILSSKEEATRRQLLAVGFASPLVSLLTYSYNLTVLPAQAEDQEIQDKDESVVGAIKSLFDPNETTKSGKILPKAYLQSAREVVKTLRESLNEDPKDMSKFRRTADAAKESIREYLGGWRGQKSVVNEESYVMLEKAIRSLASFYSKAGPSATLPEQVKSEILDDLNKAEEGL; encoded by the exons ATGGCTTTCTTCATTCCGATGAATGTAGGTCCATTTGTCATTTCCTGCTCTAGTAAGAAGATTCAAGGCACTGATGAAT ATAAACTACAACCAAGGAGGTCTGGCATATTATCATCTAAAGAAGAAGCAACTCGGCGCCAGCTTCTTGCAGTAGGTTTTGCCAGTCCTTTGGTTTCGCTTTTAACATACAGCTACAACTTAACGGTGCTACCAGCTCAGGCAGAGGATCAAGAGATTCAAGACAAGGATGAAAGTGTGGTTGGGGCTATTAAGTCCTTGTTTGATCCAAATGAGACAACAAAGTCAGGGAAAATCTTACCAAAGGCGTACTTGCAATCTGCAAGAGAGGTGGTGAAGACTTTGCGTGAATCACTAAATGAAGACCCAAAAGACATGTCTAAGTTTCGACGAACAGCTGATGCAGCAAAGGAATCCATCAGGGAATACTTGGGTGGATGGAGAGGACAAAAATCAGTAGTCAATGAG GAGTCATATGTTATGCTAGAGAAAGCTATCAGATCTTTGGCCAGCTTTTATTCAAAGGCAGGCCCATCTGCTACCCTTCCTGAACAGGTAAAGTCAGAGATCTTAGATGATCTGAATAAAGCAGAAGAAGGATTGTAA
- the LOC107864100 gene encoding imidazoleglycerol-phosphate dehydratase 1, chloroplastic, with translation MRHKKDYRWTDRVLYYCVKKVNDVVSVLARPSPLLVGQTNRSQIVFHSNMELSVSSHRLCNSSCSSSSSLLFNSRIIKVPLVSLSNHHQHKLLLFNRLHHKLNTTTAASMETQSAIPHASHNGSSITGRIGEVKRVTKETNVHVKINLDGTGVAENNTGIPFLDHMLDQLASHGLFEVHVKATGDIHIDDHHTNEDVALAIGTALLQALGDRKGINRFGDFSAPLDEALIHVALDLSGRPHLNYDLQIPTQRVGTYDTQLVEHFFQSLANTSGMTLHIRQLAGKNSHHIIEATFKAFARALRQATEYDLRRGGSIPSSKGVLSRS, from the exons ATGAGACACAAAAAGGATTATCGTTGGACGGATAGAGTATTATATTATTGTGTGAAAAAGGTGAACGACGTCGTATCAGTGTTGGCCCGCCCTTCTCCTTTGTTGGTTGGTCAAACAAACAGGTCACAAATTGTGTTTCACTCGAATATGGAGCTCTCAGTTTCATCTCATCGTCTCTGCaactcttcttgttcatcatcatcatcattgctaTTCAATTCAAGAATAATTAAGGTCCCTCTTGTCTCCTTAAGCAATCATCATCAACATAAGTTACTACTCTTCAATCGATTACACCATAAATTaaatactactactgctgctTCAATGGAAACTCAATCAGCGATTCCTCATGCTTCTCATAATGGCTCTTCCATAACAG GTCGAATTGGGGAAGTGAAGAGGGTTACGAAAGAGACGAATGTGCATGTGAAGATAAACTTGGATGGAACAGGTGTTGCAGAGAACAATACTGGGATCCCATTTCTTGATCACATGTTGGAT CAACTTGCTTCACATGGGTTGTTCGAAGTACATGTAAAAGCTACTGGGGACATTCACATTGATGATCACCATACGAATGAAGATGTCGCACTTGCCATTGGAACT GCATTGTTGCAAGCACTTGGCGATAGAAAAGGAATCAATCGCTTTGGTGACTTCTCAGCTCCATTAGATGAAGCACTGATTCATGTTGCATTG GATTTATCAGGAAGGCCGCATTTGAACTATGATTTACAGATACCTACTCAGAGAGTTGGCACATACGACACTCAG TTGGTGGAACACTTCTTTCAGTCTTTGGCCAACACTTCTGGAATGACACTCCATATTCGACAG TTGGCTGGAAAAAATTCTCATCACATCATTGAGGCGACTTTCAAGGCGTTTGCTAGAGCTCTTCGGCAAGCAACTGAATATGACTTGCGTCGTGGTGGAAGTATCCCCAG TTCAAAAGGGGTTTTGTCTCGATCATGA